A single window of Nicotiana tomentosiformis chromosome 1, ASM39032v3, whole genome shotgun sequence DNA harbors:
- the LOC117273877 gene encoding vacuolar iron transporter homolog 4-like: MAAQNQVQIAIPKQHDDQNQAPEKDFDYSQRAQWLRAAILGANDGLVSVASLMMGVGAVQENVKTMILTGFAGLFAGACSMAIGEFVSVYSQLDIELAQMKREKTTGGGQNQEHQHQHQEEEGNKEQLPNPFQAAGASSIAFSLGAIVPILAAAFIADHKVRLAVIVAAVSLALLAFGGVGAFLGRSPMVKSCARVLIGGWMAMAITFGLTRLIGSMGLEM; the protein is encoded by the coding sequence ATGGCTGCTCAAAACCAAGTACAAATTGCCATCCCTAAACAACATGATGACCAAAACCAAGCCCCTGAAAAGGATTTTGACTACTCTCAAAGAGCACAATGGCTTCGAGCAGCTATATTAGGAGCCAATGATGGATTAGTATCAGTTGCATCTTTGATGATGGGTGTTGGAGCTGTCCAAGAAAACGTTAAGACCATGATCCTTACAGGCTTTGCAGGGTTGTTTGCCGGTGCTTGTAGCATGGCTATAGGAGAGTTTGTTTCTGTGTACTCTCAACTAGACATAGAGTTAGCCCAAATGAAGAGAGAGAAAACAACAGGAGGAGGACAGAACCAAgaacatcaacatcaacatcaagaAGAAGAAGGTAACAAGGAACAGCTGCCAAATCCATTTCAGGCAGCCGGAGCCTCGAGTATTGCATTTTCATTGGGTGCCATAGTACCAATTCTTGCTGCTGCATTTATAGCAGATCATAAGGTGAGGCTAGCTGTGATTGTGGCTGCAGTGAGCTTAGCATTGTTAGCATTTGGAGGAGTTGGTGCTTTTTTGGGCAGAAGTCCTATGGTCAAATCTTGTGCCAGAGTTTTAATTGGTGGTTGGATGGCTATGGCCATTACCTTTGGCCTCACTAGATTGATTGGCTCTATGGGCTTGGAAATGTGA